One Paenisporosarcina sp. FSL H8-0542 genomic region harbors:
- the guaC gene encoding GMP reductase — MENVFDYEDIQLIPAKCIVNSRSECDTTVALGEHTFKLPVVPANMQTIIDEKIAIYLAENGYFYVMHRFQPEKRVDFIKDMHSRELIASISVGVKEEEYHFIQQLADEQLIPEYITIDIAHGHSNAVIEMIQHIKKHLPKSFVIAGNVGTPEAVRELENAGADATKVGIGPGKVCITKIKTGFGTGGWQLAALRWCAKAASKPIIADGGIRTHGDIAKSVRFGASMVMIGSLFAGHDESPGETVEKDGKLFKEYFGSASEFQKGEKKNVEGKKMFVEHKGSLEDTLMEMEQDLQSAISYSGGNKLEAIRNVDYVIVKNSIFNGDKVY; from the coding sequence ATGGAAAATGTGTTTGATTATGAAGATATTCAATTGATTCCGGCAAAATGTATAGTTAATAGTCGGTCAGAATGTGATACAACAGTCGCTTTGGGCGAACATACTTTCAAGTTGCCTGTGGTGCCAGCAAATATGCAGACGATTATTGACGAAAAGATTGCGATTTACTTAGCTGAAAATGGTTACTTCTATGTAATGCATCGTTTTCAACCTGAGAAGCGAGTAGACTTTATCAAAGATATGCATTCCCGTGAATTAATCGCATCAATTAGTGTTGGAGTCAAAGAAGAAGAATATCATTTCATCCAACAATTGGCTGATGAGCAACTTATACCGGAATACATCACGATTGATATTGCTCACGGGCATTCTAACGCTGTGATTGAGATGATTCAGCATATCAAGAAGCACTTGCCTAAAAGTTTTGTTATTGCCGGAAATGTCGGAACTCCGGAAGCAGTTAGAGAATTAGAGAATGCAGGTGCGGATGCGACTAAAGTGGGCATTGGACCAGGGAAAGTCTGTATCACAAAGATTAAGACCGGATTTGGAACGGGTGGTTGGCAATTGGCTGCACTTCGTTGGTGTGCCAAAGCTGCAAGCAAGCCGATTATTGCTGATGGTGGTATTCGTACACATGGCGATATTGCGAAATCAGTCCGATTTGGTGCTTCCATGGTTATGATTGGTTCATTATTTGCCGGTCATGATGAATCTCCAGGAGAAACAGTTGAAAAAGATGGCAAGCTATTTAAAGAATATTTTGGTTCCGCTTCGGAATTCCAAAAAGGCGAAAAGAAGAATGTTGAAGGCAAGAAAATGTTTGTTGAGCATAAAGGTTCTTTGGAAGATACGTTGATGGAAATGGAACAAGATCTTCAATCCGCTATCTCCTATTCGGGTGGAAACAAGTTAGAAGCCATCCGCAACGTGGATTATGTAATCGTCAAAAATTCTATTTTTAACGGTGACAAAGTGTATTAA
- a CDS encoding glycerophosphodiester phosphodiesterase family protein, whose product MKKMLLLIVMLFIYGCTQPPSEPPTERTTLPKNDFLIIAHRGASAYAAEHTLSSYEMAIQMGADYIEIDLQMTKDGKLVAMHDTVVTFHNAQQAVTDVTFDEIQLHSPEKAFDKNHLEYTLPHYDDLRIVDLEEILLHFGDTVNYYIEIKSPKTYPGIEEELLKQLREHNLLNRGDIIPKVIIQSFDAKSLKNIFAMEPSIPLIKLYTFEEEAHIPKKQLKELSQYASGVGVNSVAVTKKFIDLMHSKNLIVHPYTVNDAETMRFLIDLGVNGFFTDRPDVANWVRSETNKIGE is encoded by the coding sequence ATGAAAAAAATGTTGCTCCTTATTGTCATGCTTTTCATATATGGATGCACGCAACCACCTAGTGAACCTCCAACTGAGCGTACGACTCTTCCCAAGAATGATTTTCTGATCATTGCCCATCGCGGTGCATCTGCCTATGCTGCAGAGCACACACTTTCTTCATACGAGATGGCCATCCAGATGGGTGCTGACTACATTGAAATTGATCTTCAAATGACGAAAGACGGAAAATTAGTAGCGATGCATGATACTGTCGTCACTTTTCACAACGCTCAACAAGCGGTAACGGATGTCACGTTTGATGAAATCCAGCTTCATTCTCCTGAAAAAGCGTTCGATAAAAACCATCTTGAGTACACCCTACCGCATTATGATGATTTGCGAATTGTTGATTTGGAGGAGATTCTCCTTCATTTCGGTGATACCGTCAATTATTACATTGAAATAAAATCACCCAAAACGTATCCAGGAATCGAAGAGGAGCTGTTGAAACAATTACGTGAACATAACCTCCTAAATAGGGGTGACATCATTCCAAAAGTAATCATTCAGTCCTTTGACGCAAAAAGCTTAAAAAACATATTCGCTATGGAGCCTTCCATTCCCTTGATCAAACTTTATACATTCGAGGAAGAAGCGCATATTCCCAAGAAACAACTGAAAGAACTCTCACAGTATGCTTCGGGAGTTGGTGTAAATTCAGTTGCCGTGACTAAGAAGTTCATCGATTTGATGCACAGCAAAAACTTGATTGTTCATCCTTACACGGTCAATGATGCAGAAACGATGCGTTTCCTAATTGATTTAGGGGTAAACGGATTTTTCACTGACAGACCCGATGTGGCAAATTGGGTTAGAAGTGAGACGAACAAGATTGGAGAATAA
- a CDS encoding MBL fold metallo-hydrolase has translation MVNGNVAFQGVNLNVYCFVSDGVLIDTGAKSLEKEFQLFFDQHEINQVMITHHHEDHTGGAAYLQQLGKPIYMHERYIEDCQSKANYPLYRKLFWGKRGPFNAEPIKSTFSSRGATWETIHTPGHAQDHMSFLNKETGQLFTGDLYCQERTKVVLRDESIPTLINSLQRALTYDFNEVYCNHAGYLKNGRDNLNRKLEYLLELQSKIIVLHNKGLPPKQINKILFPKKYPIVRFSMGEWDSLHMVTSVIKEGYAN, from the coding sequence ATGGTCAATGGCAATGTGGCATTTCAAGGCGTAAACCTAAATGTGTACTGTTTTGTGTCGGACGGCGTATTAATAGATACTGGTGCAAAGTCACTCGAAAAAGAATTTCAACTATTTTTTGACCAACACGAAATCAATCAAGTCATGATTACCCACCATCATGAAGATCACACAGGTGGGGCAGCTTATCTACAACAGTTAGGAAAACCAATTTATATGCATGAACGATATATAGAAGACTGTCAGTCAAAAGCGAACTATCCTTTATATAGGAAGTTGTTCTGGGGGAAACGAGGACCATTCAATGCCGAGCCGATAAAGAGCACTTTCTCAAGCAGAGGGGCAACATGGGAGACTATTCACACCCCTGGTCATGCGCAGGATCATATGTCCTTTCTGAATAAAGAAACGGGCCAACTATTCACCGGAGACCTATATTGTCAGGAACGGACAAAAGTAGTTCTTCGAGACGAAAGCATTCCGACCCTAATCAATTCCCTGCAACGAGCCCTTACTTACGATTTCAATGAAGTATACTGCAATCATGCAGGGTACTTAAAGAACGGCAGAGACAATCTTAATCGCAAACTCGAATACCTACTGGAGCTTCAAAGCAAAATCATTGTGCTCCACAACAAAGGCCTACCACCCAAACAAATCAATAAAATCCTCTTCCCCAAGAAATATCCCATTGTACGCTTCTCAATGGGGGAATGGGATTCGTTACACATGGTGACTTCGGTTATTAAAGAAGGATACGCTAATTAG
- a CDS encoding LCP family protein: MIRKEYKNQKKKSKKKLFIKISALLVTGLLITGTAYGFYLVKKAEVAAEKSYEAINNREGSILREKPVEPINDNVSILFIGVDDSDVRNQGTNNSRSDALMLATLNNKQKDVKLVSIPRDSYVYIPEIGYKDKINHALFKGGTKATIETVENLLEVPVDYYVRMNFNAFIDVVDALDGIYANVPYDRLEKDEKDNYTIQLTKGYQKLNGRQVLALARTRKLDNDIERGKRQQEILSSIVKKASSASSFTKYDDVISAVGDNMKTDMTFDEMKSFLTYIKEGMPQVETLSLDGHDDNSTGTWYWLLDDESLTDTKNLLKNHLEISSEVGDE; the protein is encoded by the coding sequence ATGATTCGAAAAGAATATAAAAACCAAAAAAAGAAATCCAAAAAGAAATTGTTTATAAAAATCTCGGCACTCTTGGTAACGGGTCTTCTGATTACTGGTACAGCGTACGGGTTCTATTTAGTGAAAAAAGCTGAGGTAGCCGCGGAAAAATCATATGAAGCGATTAATAACCGTGAAGGTTCTATTCTTCGAGAGAAACCAGTTGAACCGATTAATGATAATGTATCCATATTATTTATTGGAGTAGATGATAGTGACGTACGTAATCAAGGAACGAATAATAGTCGATCCGATGCTTTAATGCTTGCAACTCTCAACAATAAACAAAAAGACGTGAAATTAGTCAGTATTCCAAGAGATTCTTACGTGTATATACCTGAAATAGGGTACAAAGATAAAATCAATCACGCCCTTTTTAAAGGTGGAACAAAAGCGACAATAGAGACGGTTGAGAATTTATTGGAAGTACCAGTGGACTATTACGTACGAATGAATTTCAATGCTTTTATTGATGTAGTAGACGCTTTGGATGGTATTTACGCAAATGTTCCATATGATCGATTAGAAAAAGATGAAAAAGATAATTACACCATTCAATTAACAAAGGGTTATCAAAAACTCAATGGTCGACAAGTGCTTGCTTTAGCCCGTACAAGGAAATTGGATAATGACATCGAACGTGGTAAACGTCAACAGGAAATCCTATCATCCATTGTAAAAAAAGCTTCTTCTGCCTCTTCCTTCACGAAGTACGATGATGTGATTTCAGCCGTTGGTGACAATATGAAAACGGATATGACATTTGACGAGATGAAATCTTTTCTAACTTACATAAAAGAAGGTATGCCACAAGTAGAAACCCTATCCCTTGATGGCCATGACGATAACTCAACTGGAACGTGGTATTGGCTATTAGATGATGAATCGTTGACAGACACGAAAAACTTACTTAAAAACCATCTTGAAATAAGTTCTGAAGTCGGTGACGAATAG
- a CDS encoding AMP-binding protein: MAEKTNGDKPALVEDEETITYRQLLSQSEKLSFIFKERYKLQRGQKVAFLCKNHGSLVKSIFAAAQLGPDIYLLNSDMSQIQFDQLVKDQDFDFLVYDVESSSLIEKSLYRKERLLSKHDYLPAVNTLLQTEVEGNFKLPRSSTSKIMLLTGGTTGKSKEVAYKPSLFHFLNPFLAVLTRLKLLNTKTAYIATPIYHGYGIAILFSYLALGKKVVISKGFDAKKACHLISKHRIEVVTVVPLMIQKMLNHNVEDLRSLVCIASGGAKLNPKLVDEVFSKLGDVLYNLYGTSEAGLNIIATPQDLKYSAATIGKKIKGVRLNIMDHDKQKVAVGTVGQFCINNKWSMRNRTSTWIEAGDLGFQDKNGYYFLCGRTDELVVSAGVNVYPIEVEHVLIKHPQIEEVAVVGIEDEDFGQRLKAFVLTRKNEDLTQAALLEWIRPRVARFQVPKEIVFVDQMPYTPLGKLDKKQLKTEVRKEWIKI; this comes from the coding sequence ATGGCTGAAAAGACAAATGGCGATAAGCCTGCCTTAGTGGAGGATGAAGAAACCATTACTTACAGACAATTATTGTCCCAATCAGAAAAGCTATCTTTCATTTTCAAGGAAAGATACAAACTTCAGAGAGGGCAGAAGGTTGCGTTTTTGTGTAAAAACCATGGATCGTTGGTTAAATCGATTTTTGCTGCTGCCCAGCTTGGACCGGATATCTATCTGCTCAATTCTGACATGAGCCAGATTCAGTTCGATCAATTAGTTAAAGACCAAGATTTTGACTTTCTTGTTTACGACGTTGAATCGAGTTCTTTGATTGAAAAATCACTTTATCGGAAAGAGAGACTTCTGAGTAAGCATGATTATTTGCCCGCAGTAAATACCTTGCTTCAAACGGAGGTTGAGGGGAACTTCAAACTCCCGAGATCTTCAACAAGCAAAATAATGTTGCTTACAGGTGGTACCACAGGAAAGTCGAAGGAAGTTGCCTATAAACCTTCCCTCTTCCATTTCTTGAATCCTTTCCTGGCTGTACTAACCAGGCTGAAGCTGTTGAATACCAAAACAGCCTATATTGCCACGCCAATATACCATGGCTATGGAATTGCGATATTGTTTTCCTACCTTGCATTAGGTAAAAAAGTGGTCATCAGTAAAGGATTTGATGCCAAAAAAGCATGTCATCTGATAAGTAAACACCGTATTGAAGTGGTTACAGTCGTCCCGTTGATGATACAAAAGATGTTAAACCACAATGTGGAAGATTTGCGTTCCCTTGTTTGTATTGCTTCAGGAGGGGCCAAGCTCAATCCGAAACTGGTGGATGAAGTCTTCAGTAAACTTGGCGATGTCTTGTACAATCTGTACGGCACTTCAGAAGCGGGGCTGAATATAATCGCAACCCCACAGGACTTGAAATATTCGGCTGCTACCATCGGAAAAAAAATTAAAGGTGTACGGTTGAATATTATGGATCATGATAAGCAGAAGGTTGCAGTTGGCACAGTCGGTCAATTTTGCATCAATAATAAATGGTCCATGAGAAACAGAACGAGTACCTGGATAGAAGCTGGTGATTTGGGTTTTCAAGATAAGAATGGATATTACTTTTTATGTGGAAGAACTGATGAACTGGTGGTTTCTGCTGGAGTGAATGTGTACCCGATTGAAGTCGAGCACGTATTGATAAAACACCCGCAGATAGAGGAAGTGGCCGTGGTAGGGATAGAAGATGAAGATTTTGGTCAGAGATTGAAAGCATTCGTATTGACAAGGAAAAATGAAGACTTGACCCAAGCTGCACTTTTAGAATGGATACGCCCTCGAGTGGCGAGGTTTCAAGTGCCAAAGGAAATCGTCTTCGTTGATCAGATGCCTTACACGCCTTTGGGGAAACTGGATAAGAAACAACTGAAGACGGAGGTGCGGAAAGAATGGATAAAAATCTGA
- a CDS encoding SDR family NAD(P)-dependent oxidoreductase encodes MHTYNLTERLLFASTSLNKMKLGNEMKGKTILLTGASSGIGEQVAYLLGEIDAHLILVARREEKLLTIKKNIEKNGSRVSVFRADLRNEQEMKELLTFLHQLPGGVDVVVSNAGLSINRSISHSLDRYHDFTRTMAINYFAPVQILLSVIPLLEKNKGQVINVSTVNALLLPIPHWAAYQASKSVFIFGSARLLPS; translated from the coding sequence ATGCATACATATAACCTTACGGAGCGACTTTTATTTGCTTCTACATCTTTGAACAAGATGAAACTTGGAAATGAGATGAAAGGAAAAACAATTCTACTTACAGGAGCCAGTTCGGGGATTGGGGAGCAAGTAGCTTACCTATTGGGTGAAATAGATGCACATTTAATCTTGGTCGCCAGAAGAGAAGAAAAACTTTTGACTATAAAAAAGAACATCGAAAAGAATGGGTCCCGTGTAAGTGTTTTTCGGGCAGATTTGAGAAATGAGCAAGAGATGAAGGAGTTACTGACTTTTCTACATCAATTACCGGGTGGAGTGGATGTGGTCGTCAGCAATGCGGGTCTTTCTATCAATCGCTCCATATCCCATTCATTGGATCGCTATCACGATTTCACACGAACGATGGCCATCAATTATTTTGCGCCGGTTCAAATACTGCTGTCAGTCATTCCTTTACTGGAAAAGAATAAAGGACAGGTAATCAATGTATCGACAGTTAATGCCTTGCTACTGCCCATTCCCCATTGGGCGGCCTATCAGGCATCCAAGTCAGTTTTTATATTTGGTTCCGCTCGGCTGCTGCCGAGTTGA
- a CDS encoding sodium:solute symporter translates to MQGNLTALLITSFIVLSVVLIGFIAGRNKSSRSSVEEWSVGGRRFGPLLVWLLVGADLYTAYTFLGLTSTAFAAGSIAFFAIPYTIIAFFVSYFYLPKLWEVSKKHKLTTLADYAKGRFDSKFLSLLIAIVGVLMLVPYIDLQLAGIQDTLTVAGTGYINIKVVVIISFLLVALYTFFSGIKGPAYTAVIKDILVWVIMLFLVVSIPIIHFGSWGSMIDKIVTDSPELLTIPTTGPKGIPWFLTASLVSGLALFMWAHAVTGVFTAKNADVLRKNAIYLPFYNIVLILVVFLGFAAYLVLPEGSDPRFALLNLIQVSYGGVVQGLAYSTIALASLIPCSIMAIGASNLFANNIYRDFINPNVKPEKLTMITRSMVFVVIGLALIFGMLFPTALVSLQLLGVSGMVQIFPAIVFSLFWRNQTREATIIGLLVGLGVTFAVYSTGKTFGIYEGFWGLSANVIALIVLNPLFVKKAKDKTNPIMDQLFTK, encoded by the coding sequence ATGCAGGGGAATTTAACAGCGTTATTAATTACTAGTTTCATAGTTTTATCGGTGGTTTTAATTGGATTTATCGCTGGACGAAATAAATCAAGCCGGAGTTCGGTAGAAGAGTGGTCTGTTGGTGGAAGACGTTTCGGTCCATTGCTCGTATGGCTCTTAGTCGGAGCAGACTTATATACAGCGTACACATTCTTAGGATTGACGAGTACTGCATTCGCAGCTGGTAGTATTGCGTTCTTCGCGATTCCATATACGATAATTGCGTTCTTCGTTTCTTATTTCTATCTTCCAAAGTTATGGGAAGTTTCTAAGAAGCATAAATTAACGACACTTGCAGATTATGCAAAAGGACGATTTGATAGTAAATTCTTATCGTTGCTAATCGCAATTGTCGGTGTATTAATGCTGGTTCCGTACATTGATTTACAATTAGCTGGTATTCAAGATACTTTAACAGTTGCGGGTACAGGTTATATTAATATAAAAGTTGTTGTTATTATTTCATTCCTGTTAGTGGCACTGTATACATTCTTCAGCGGAATAAAAGGACCAGCTTATACCGCGGTCATTAAAGACATTTTAGTATGGGTCATTATGTTATTCCTGGTTGTGTCAATTCCAATCATTCACTTTGGAAGTTGGGGCTCGATGATTGACAAAATCGTCACAGACTCCCCAGAGTTGTTAACCATACCGACAACAGGACCAAAGGGGATTCCGTGGTTCTTGACTGCTTCATTGGTTTCAGGCTTGGCACTATTCATGTGGGCGCACGCGGTAACAGGTGTATTCACAGCGAAAAATGCAGATGTACTTCGTAAAAATGCCATCTATTTACCGTTTTATAATATCGTCTTAATTCTTGTTGTTTTCCTTGGCTTTGCAGCTTACCTTGTATTGCCAGAAGGAAGCGATCCGCGTTTTGCATTGTTGAATTTAATTCAAGTGTCTTACGGTGGGGTAGTACAAGGACTTGCTTATTCAACAATCGCACTAGCGTCATTGATTCCATGTTCAATCATGGCAATCGGAGCTTCGAATTTATTTGCGAATAATATTTACCGTGATTTTATTAATCCAAACGTCAAACCGGAAAAATTGACGATGATTACTCGTTCGATGGTATTTGTGGTTATAGGACTAGCATTAATTTTCGGTATGCTTTTCCCGACAGCACTTGTGTCACTTCAACTTCTAGGGGTATCTGGGATGGTTCAAATCTTCCCAGCCATCGTCTTTAGTTTATTCTGGAGAAACCAGACAAGAGAAGCAACAATCATCGGTTTACTTGTAGGGCTTGGTGTAACTTTTGCTGTGTATTCTACAGGAAAGACATTCGGGATTTATGAAGGGTTCTGGGGACTGTCGGCTAACGTCATCGCATTGATCGTTCTTAATCCTTTATTCGTTAAAAAGGCAAAAGACAAAACTAATCCAATCATGGATCAACTTTTTACGAAATAA
- a CDS encoding DUF3311 domain-containing protein, translated as MSKKLIIVILTILPFVLMLGAIPFVNRIEPIIFGLPFLHFWLFLGMILTPLCTYVIYRIQKSEGSIE; from the coding sequence ATGAGCAAAAAATTGATTATTGTAATTCTAACTATTTTACCGTTTGTTCTTATGCTTGGCGCAATTCCATTTGTTAATCGAATTGAACCGATTATTTTTGGATTACCATTTCTTCATTTTTGGTTATTTTTAGGGATGATTCTTACTCCATTATGTACGTATGTCATTTATCGCATACAGAAGTCAGAGGGGAGTATTGAATGA
- a CDS encoding YitT family protein — protein sequence MFLKNTIVITGSLIVAFAFNFFLVPYGILSSGISGIAILVGLITPFNTGLLNLLFNLPLVVLGYFKLGKTITINTMVCVISLSVFLYILPVVQVTDNILLSAVFGGGLGGLGIGLILKYSGTSGGLDIIAIMVSRISNVSIGLLLTAMNGVIVLISGFVFGWDIALYTLLSIFLTGKMIDTIFTNHVKLTMQIVTSKGDLIRNDLLESIYRGMTITEGYGGYTQEKKQILMMVVTRYETLQIKKIVRKYDEHAFINIFETVEVDGNFAKN from the coding sequence ATGTTTTTAAAAAATACCATTGTCATCACAGGCTCACTAATTGTGGCATTCGCTTTTAATTTCTTTTTGGTTCCTTATGGTATATTAAGCAGCGGAATTAGTGGAATAGCTATATTGGTTGGGTTGATCACACCATTTAATACTGGCTTATTGAATCTACTATTTAATTTACCTTTAGTTGTGTTGGGTTATTTCAAACTCGGAAAAACCATTACGATCAATACTATGGTTTGTGTCATTTCACTGTCAGTCTTCTTATATATATTGCCGGTAGTTCAAGTTACCGACAATATCTTGCTTTCCGCTGTTTTTGGTGGAGGCTTGGGTGGCCTGGGTATCGGTCTTATTTTGAAATACTCTGGAACTTCAGGCGGTTTGGATATTATAGCGATTATGGTTTCCCGAATCAGTAATGTCAGTATTGGACTACTTCTCACAGCTATGAACGGTGTAATTGTTCTGATTTCTGGATTTGTTTTCGGCTGGGATATCGCATTATACACTCTATTATCCATATTTTTGACCGGTAAAATGATTGATACGATCTTCACCAATCATGTCAAATTGACGATGCAGATAGTCACTTCAAAAGGCGACTTAATACGCAATGATCTACTGGAGTCCATTTATCGAGGTATGACGATTACTGAAGGTTACGGAGGCTACACACAAGAAAAGAAACAAATATTAATGATGGTTGTTACACGTTATGAAACATTGCAAATCAAAAAAATTGTCCGGAAATATGATGAACATGCCTTTATTAATATATTTGAGACTGTTGAGGTTGATGGTAATTTTGCAAAGAATTAG
- a CDS encoding MDR family MFS transporter: MTEQKKPPYGNIAILFMGAFVAIFTQTLLNIALPSIMTDLNIKDASTVQWLVTGYMLVNGILIPASAYFIQRYSNRSIFILAMSIFALGTLFAGLAPTFGVLLAARMIQAAGAALMMPLLMNVMLAAFPVERRGAAMGVFGLVMIVAPAIGPTLSGYIVEHYSWRVLFFIVLPVALIPLALGIFKLKNLTFQNRELSLDKMSLVFSSLGFGGILYGFSSAGQNGWDDPIVLGTITVGVVSLVTFILRQLKLSEPLLEFRIYKHPMFALSSAISIVLSISMFSAMILMPIYVQTIKGISPFDSGLLMLPGALVMGFMSPVTGKLFDKYGAKVLAITGMSIVVISTYYFSKLSLDTTYLEIMFLYTIRMFGISMVMMPVMTNGLNTLPMKAYPHGTAMNNTFQQVSGAIGSALLITVMNTRTTSTAENLAKSGSDPMNIMKNSMMEGITYTFYVSTFIAVVGLVLTFFIKKPNRQVTEEEKEQVYKQKPVEE; the protein is encoded by the coding sequence ATGACAGAACAGAAAAAACCACCATATGGCAATATCGCCATATTATTTATGGGGGCATTTGTGGCGATCTTCACCCAGACGTTATTGAATATCGCATTGCCTTCCATTATGACGGATTTAAATATTAAGGATGCATCTACAGTACAATGGCTCGTAACAGGCTATATGTTGGTCAATGGGATTTTAATTCCCGCGAGTGCCTATTTTATACAACGTTATTCCAATAGATCCATTTTCATCCTGGCCATGTCCATATTTGCGCTAGGGACATTATTTGCGGGCTTAGCCCCTACTTTTGGTGTGCTTCTTGCAGCTCGAATGATTCAAGCTGCTGGTGCCGCACTGATGATGCCATTACTGATGAACGTGATGCTTGCTGCGTTTCCTGTTGAACGACGAGGAGCGGCGATGGGTGTTTTCGGTCTAGTAATGATCGTTGCACCGGCAATCGGTCCAACACTTTCCGGTTACATTGTTGAACACTATTCATGGCGAGTATTGTTTTTCATTGTCCTGCCTGTTGCTTTAATCCCGTTAGCTTTAGGAATTTTCAAATTAAAGAATTTAACGTTCCAAAACCGAGAATTAAGTTTGGATAAAATGTCTTTAGTCTTTTCAAGTCTTGGCTTTGGCGGAATCCTCTACGGATTTAGTTCTGCTGGTCAAAATGGTTGGGACGACCCGATAGTTTTAGGAACCATTACCGTCGGTGTAGTATCACTTGTTACATTTATTCTCCGCCAACTTAAATTGAGTGAACCATTGCTCGAATTTAGGATCTACAAACATCCAATGTTTGCATTATCGTCAGCGATTTCAATCGTTCTATCCATTTCCATGTTCTCGGCCATGATCCTTATGCCGATTTATGTTCAGACAATCAAAGGGATTTCACCTTTCGATTCTGGCTTGCTCATGCTTCCAGGTGCTTTGGTGATGGGCTTCATGTCACCAGTTACCGGTAAATTGTTCGATAAATACGGTGCCAAAGTGCTTGCAATTACAGGGATGTCGATTGTTGTTATTTCAACGTATTACTTTAGTAAATTAAGTTTGGATACAACGTACCTTGAAATAATGTTCCTATATACAATCCGCATGTTCGGGATTTCAATGGTAATGATGCCGGTAATGACGAACGGTTTGAATACGTTGCCAATGAAAGCTTACCCACACGGTACAGCGATGAACAACACTTTTCAACAAGTATCAGGTGCCATCGGTTCTGCGTTACTAATCACCGTCATGAATACTCGCACGACTTCGACAGCGGAAAACTTGGCGAAAAGCGGAAGTGACCCTATGAACATCATGAAGAACTCCATGATGGAAGGAATCACTTATACATTCTACGTCTCTACATTTATTGCAGTTGTAGGGTTAGTGTTGACATTCTTTATCAAAAAGCCGAACAGACAGGTTACTGAGGAAGAGAAGGAACAAGTTTATAAACAAAAACCCGTTGAGGAATAA
- a CDS encoding TetR family transcriptional regulator — protein sequence MPKQTFINLPNEKKETLIKAAMKEFSRVPLSGASISNIVKDAGIPRGSFYQYFEDKEDLYYFLLDENSQRLNSRFISVLKDQNGDLIESFIESFRRMLISLQSLEFRQFFRNAFLNMNYKAENTLTPEVNEEQMNTRLKEVMGLVDTDKLNISDEMELIHIFKIMKAVTFQNLIQVFAKDLSIEQSMQNYTAEVNLMKKGLCK from the coding sequence TTGCCTAAACAAACCTTCATCAATTTACCCAATGAAAAAAAAGAAACATTAATAAAAGCAGCTATGAAGGAATTTTCAAGAGTCCCGTTATCTGGAGCTTCCATTTCTAATATCGTAAAAGATGCTGGTATCCCAAGGGGTAGCTTTTATCAATATTTTGAAGATAAAGAGGATCTCTACTATTTCTTGTTAGATGAAAACTCTCAGAGACTGAATAGCAGATTCATTTCAGTATTGAAAGATCAAAATGGCGATCTAATAGAGTCATTTATCGAATCCTTCCGGAGGATGTTGATCAGCTTGCAAAGCTTGGAATTTCGTCAATTTTTCAGAAATGCATTCTTGAACATGAATTATAAAGCAGAAAATACATTAACACCTGAAGTAAATGAAGAGCAAATGAATACTCGTTTAAAAGAGGTTATGGGCTTGGTTGATACAGATAAATTGAATATCTCAGATGAAATGGAATTGATTCATATTTTCAAAATCATGAAGGCAGTAACATTCCAAAATCTGATTCAAGTATTCGCAAAAGACTTGTCCATAGAACAATCTATGCAAAACTATACAGCTGAAGTGAATTTAATGAAAAAAGGATTATGTAAGTAA